One genomic segment of Ignavibacteriota bacterium includes these proteins:
- the rsgA gene encoding ribosome small subunit-dependent GTPase A, translating into MVKIESKDYYVKISDDEILRCSLRGKFKKEYNLKKDKLLTLDFASLGDWVEITKISNEIGVIESIHDRKNYLSRKAGKLRGGLKRGRRFEQIIASNIDKIYIVASIIFPEFNNRFIDRVIVAAESANIDFSIVINKIDLDENNNSQNWEQFYKSIGYNVFRVSAKRGDSISELKENLSGNVNLFWGQSGVGKSSILNSMFPHLDFRVGEVSNYSQKGIHTTVTGEFKKVAENTYIVDTPGIREIDPYGIKKEDLSHYFMEFKPFLQNCKFNTCNHDHEPDCAVLDAVEKGKISIERYQSYLNILNTIEDDMFY; encoded by the coding sequence ATTGTTAAAATAGAAAGTAAAGATTATTATGTAAAAATTTCTGATGATGAAATTTTAAGATGTTCGTTGCGCGGAAAATTCAAAAAGGAATATAATCTTAAAAAAGATAAACTTTTAACTTTGGATTTTGCTTCGCTTGGAGATTGGGTAGAAATTACAAAAATCTCAAATGAAATTGGAGTTATTGAATCAATTCATGATAGGAAAAATTATTTATCACGTAAAGCCGGAAAATTGCGCGGCGGATTAAAAAGAGGAAGAAGATTTGAGCAAATTATAGCTTCGAATATTGATAAAATTTACATAGTTGCCAGCATAATTTTCCCCGAATTCAACAACAGATTTATTGATAGAGTAATTGTTGCCGCAGAAAGTGCAAACATTGATTTTTCTATCGTTATAAATAAAATAGATTTGGATGAAAATAATAACTCGCAAAATTGGGAACAATTTTATAAATCAATAGGTTACAATGTTTTTAGAGTTAGCGCAAAAAGAGGAGATTCAATTTCTGAACTAAAAGAAAATTTATCCGGAAATGTAAATTTATTTTGGGGGCAATCCGGAGTTGGAAAATCTTCAATATTAAATTCAATGTTTCCGCATTTGGATTTTCGTGTTGGTGAAGTAAGCAATTATTCACAAAAAGGAATTCACACAACTGTTACCGGAGAATTCAAGAAAGTTGCGGAAAATACTTACATTGTTGATACTCCCGGAATTAGAGAAATTGATCCTTACGGAATAAAGAAAGAAGATTTATCACACTATTTTATGGAGTTTAAACCTTTTCTGCAAAATTGTAAATTCAATACTTGTAATCATGATCATGAGCCGGATTGCGCAGTTCTTGATGCAGTTGAAAAAGGCAAAATTTCCATTGAGCGTTATCAAAGTTATTTAAATATTCTCAACACAATTGAAGATGATATGTTTTATTAA
- a CDS encoding tetratricopeptide repeat protein — protein sequence MIKYIYFLLVIFIISCSSHVEKESLENQEVKSKISKADKETAQQLFIDASMMDIDEKYAEAILDYQEALRLDPSAGIYYALAKDYLRLNKLSQALINSKKSVELESQNVEYLTLLGTVYSFSRNADSAKVIFEKIVNLDSSDVNARFNLAQLNEANQPLESLKLYKEILAITGPEWNVLLKIAELNERLGQSDQTVKTVEELLELNPSSLELQKMLVESYIKTNQYEKALNTVNNSLEIFPDDINLIELKGNAYVKMKEWDKGAEEYKKILNKPNIPFEIKMRIGAAFYAESLNDSTLLPIALNVLQQIDKDSSDWQINAFMGEISNKQKNDSLTLNYFRKAIELAPLNSDLRIRFGQILFESADYAIAASEMEDAVKKFPNDFVINFILGLSLAQSSDHNGAVPYLKKAVEINPNDLNSTMSYCFSLHQIKHSDEALKYLERALRIDSKNVQALSLMGMIYEGKDLFTKSDSLYDKVISLDSTDILTLNNFAYSLAERGVQLEKALKMVKVSVEKEPENSSYLDTIGWVYFKMNNFEEAKIHIEKAIEFDDKNATLLDHLGDVYYKLENREKAKLLWQDALKLDPKLENVEQKIMQGLE from the coding sequence TTGATTAAATACATTTATTTTCTGTTGGTAATTTTTATAATTTCTTGTTCTTCTCACGTTGAAAAAGAATCTTTGGAAAATCAAGAAGTAAAAAGTAAAATTTCTAAAGCCGATAAAGAAACTGCTCAGCAATTATTCATTGATGCATCTATGATGGATATTGATGAAAAATATGCCGAAGCAATTTTGGATTATCAAGAAGCATTAAGATTAGATCCAAGTGCCGGAATTTATTACGCTCTCGCAAAAGATTATCTGCGTTTAAACAAACTTTCTCAAGCACTAATTAATTCAAAAAAATCCGTTGAATTAGAATCGCAAAATGTTGAATATTTAACATTGTTGGGAACTGTTTATTCATTCAGCAGAAATGCGGATTCTGCAAAAGTAATTTTTGAAAAAATTGTAAATTTGGATTCTTCTGATGTAAACGCAAGATTTAATTTGGCGCAATTAAATGAAGCAAATCAGCCATTGGAATCATTAAAACTTTACAAAGAAATTTTAGCAATTACTGGTCCGGAGTGGAATGTTTTATTAAAAATTGCCGAACTTAACGAAAGACTTGGACAATCTGATCAAACTGTAAAAACCGTTGAAGAACTTTTGGAATTAAATCCTTCGAGTTTAGAATTGCAAAAAATGCTTGTTGAATCTTACATCAAAACAAATCAATATGAAAAAGCGTTAAATACAGTTAACAATTCCTTGGAAATTTTCCCAGATGATATAAATCTTATTGAGCTAAAAGGAAATGCTTATGTAAAGATGAAGGAATGGGATAAAGGTGCGGAAGAATATAAAAAGATTTTGAACAAACCAAATATTCCGTTTGAAATTAAAATGAGAATTGGTGCCGCTTTTTATGCAGAGAGTTTAAATGATTCTACACTTTTACCCATTGCGTTAAATGTACTTCAGCAGATTGATAAAGATTCTTCCGATTGGCAAATAAATGCGTTTATGGGAGAAATTTCTAATAAACAAAAAAATGATTCGTTAACATTAAATTATTTCAGAAAGGCGATAGAATTAGCTCCGCTTAATAGTGATTTGCGAATTAGATTTGGACAAATATTATTTGAAAGCGCAGATTATGCAATTGCCGCAAGCGAAATGGAAGATGCTGTTAAAAAATTCCCAAATGATTTTGTGATAAATTTTATACTTGGTTTATCATTAGCACAAAGTTCTGATCATAACGGAGCAGTTCCATATTTGAAAAAAGCCGTTGAAATTAATCCTAATGATTTAAATTCTACAATGTCTTATTGCTTTTCATTACATCAAATAAAACATAGTGATGAAGCTTTGAAATATCTTGAACGTGCTTTGCGAATTGATTCAAAAAACGTTCAAGCATTAAGTCTAATGGGAATGATTTACGAAGGCAAAGATTTGTTTACGAAAAGTGACAGTTTATATGATAAAGTGATTTCGTTAGATTCAACTGATATTTTAACTTTAAATAATTTTGCATATTCGCTTGCTGAACGCGGAGTTCAATTAGAAAAAGCATTAAAAATGGTAAAGGTTTCTGTTGAAAAAGAACCGGAAAATTCATCATACCTTGATACAATCGGCTGGGTATATTTTAAAATGAACAATTTTGAAGAAGCCAAAATACATATTGAAAAAGCAATTGAGTTTGATGATAAAAATGCAACTTTACTTGATCATTTGGGAGATGTATATTACAAGCTTGAAAATAGAGAAAAAGCTAAATTGCTTTGGCAAGATGCTCTTAAATTAGATCCCAAATTAGAAAATGTTGAACAAAAAATTATGCAAGGATTGGAGTGA
- a CDS encoding DUF4292 domain-containing protein translates to MTNKKNFIIYILLIISIISCVPSKPVYEEEILTADRLIKKLEANRRKIKTFQGSGIINVESEKIDAKATFEVFLKKPDSLKFVIYGPFGIDLAQALITSSEFEFYDEMKNTVYKGRNDNNILNKIFHIDLSFAELIDAFAGAVNLTDKLRIEPDNYKLTDEEYHLTYLDTLNNKQSLYQIQISNLAINNFKLYKNKKTLLFDGEYKDFEMFDNVAIPSTVIIQNKINDQKVTIDYRNILVNENLGNLQLDLPKDVSVKIW, encoded by the coding sequence GTGACAAACAAGAAAAATTTTATCATTTATATTTTATTAATTATTTCAATAATAAGTTGTGTTCCAAGCAAGCCGGTTTATGAAGAAGAAATACTTACGGCAGATAGATTAATAAAAAAGTTGGAAGCAAATAGAAGAAAAATTAAAACATTTCAAGGTTCCGGAATAATAAATGTTGAATCAGAAAAAATAGATGCAAAAGCTACTTTTGAAGTTTTTCTAAAAAAACCGGATTCTCTAAAATTTGTTATTTATGGTCCTTTTGGGATTGACCTAGCGCAAGCATTAATAACTTCATCCGAATTTGAGTTTTATGATGAAATGAAAAACACAGTTTACAAAGGAAGAAATGATAACAATATTCTCAATAAAATTTTTCACATTGATTTAAGTTTTGCTGAATTAATTGATGCTTTTGCCGGTGCGGTAAATTTAACGGATAAATTAAGAATTGAACCAGATAATTATAAATTAACCGATGAAGAATATCACCTAACTTATTTAGATACGTTAAATAATAAACAAAGCTTGTATCAAATACAGATTAGCAATTTGGCAATAAATAATTTTAAACTTTACAAAAACAAAAAGACTCTTTTGTTTGATGGTGAATATAAAGATTTTGAAATGTTTGATAATGTTGCAATTCCTTCAACAGTTATTATTCAAAATAAAATTAATGATCAAAAAGTTACAATTGATTATAGAAATATTTTAGTTAACGAAAATTTGGGAAATCTGCAGCTTGATTTGCCAAAAGATGTAAGTGTAAAAATATGGTAA
- a CDS encoding peptidoglycan DD-metalloendopeptidase family protein, translating to MVRKIIFGLLFSAATFFCQNDIKIDDKNSELKNIQKQIQSLEGELSELAKKEKNNLSVLKKLDHQNLLLNKSIKKIEKDEKQKEENILNLNSQIVKHKSRIKALQKEYGSYLVWIYKQGDNSTLKYLFNSDSFNQLLIRYKYLDYVHKASETNVNELKENQIKLSEAKNSVETELSEKVKLKNQKASEQEVLNKKREDRKVLLASLKKDKKNVNVEIDQKRKIEIKIKKMIADLIEKEREKERQMRTAKLKGEIKEYNYDFNYKSFQNFAQLKGVLSWPIKSPKIGRDFGENKNDKTKTVTLNYGIDIIAKDNKDVYAVAEGIVSAIEWIPGYGSVLIITHRDDYRTVYGHMTDINVLEGNKVKAGDLIGQVNESLEGSILHFEIWNERNYQNPQEWLVKK from the coding sequence ATGGTAAGAAAAATTATATTCGGTTTATTATTTTCTGCTGCAACTTTCTTTTGTCAGAATGATATTAAAATTGATGATAAAAATAGTGAGCTCAAAAATATTCAGAAGCAAATCCAATCGCTTGAAGGTGAACTTTCCGAATTGGCAAAAAAAGAAAAAAATAATCTTTCCGTATTAAAAAAGTTAGATCATCAAAATTTACTTTTGAATAAAAGTATAAAAAAAATAGAAAAGGATGAAAAGCAAAAAGAGGAAAATATCCTCAATTTGAATTCGCAAATTGTAAAACATAAATCTAGAATTAAAGCACTTCAGAAAGAATACGGAAGTTATTTGGTTTGGATTTACAAACAAGGCGATAACTCAACTTTAAAATATTTGTTCAACTCAGATTCATTTAATCAATTACTTATTCGTTATAAATATTTGGATTATGTTCATAAAGCAAGCGAAACAAATGTAAATGAATTGAAGGAAAATCAAATAAAACTAAGTGAAGCAAAAAATTCAGTTGAGACTGAACTTTCGGAAAAAGTGAAATTAAAAAATCAGAAAGCAAGTGAACAGGAAGTTCTAAATAAAAAAAGAGAAGACAGAAAAGTTTTATTGGCTTCGTTAAAAAAAGATAAAAAAAATGTAAATGTTGAGATTGATCAAAAACGAAAGATTGAGATTAAAATTAAAAAGATGATTGCTGATTTAATTGAAAAGGAAAGAGAAAAAGAAAGACAAATGCGGACTGCAAAACTTAAAGGTGAAATAAAAGAATATAATTATGATTTTAATTATAAAAGTTTTCAAAATTTTGCCCAGTTGAAAGGTGTTTTAAGTTGGCCGATAAAATCTCCAAAAATCGGAAGAGATTTTGGCGAAAATAAAAATGATAAAACAAAAACCGTAACTTTAAATTACGGCATTGATATAATTGCAAAAGACAATAAAGATGTTTACGCAGTTGCTGAAGGAATTGTGAGTGCAATTGAATGGATTCCGGGTTACGGAAGTGTTTTAATAATTACACATAGAGACGATTACAGAACTGTTTACGGACATATGACTGACATAAATGTTTTGGAGGGCAATAAAGTTAAAGCCGGCGATTTAATTGGTCAAGTTAATGAAAGTCTTGAAGGTAGCATTTTACATTTTGAAATTTGGAACGAAAGGAATTATCAAAATCCGCAAGAATGGCTTGTAAAAAAATAA
- a CDS encoding flippase: MIIKDFIKIFIQKNKTLLRNFSSLTALQISQYLFPLVTFPYLVRVLGPDGYGLVSFANAFIGYFTVLTDYGFHLSATKDISINRKNNPQKIEEIYSSVLGVKILLFLLSILIIVPILLFIPKFNDNAMIYFISFLAVFGTTLFPIWFFQGIEEMGYISSISILVKVFWVISIFLLVNSKDDIIILVSLNAISSILTGLIGLWIARIKFNLKLFIPTVEQIKYQLEDSWHYFLSNVSISLYTISNIFILGIFTNDTTVGYFSAADKIRYAIQNVTSTAGRTIFPHLSSEFLRSLEAGFSFIRKYVISMGSFVFLLSILLFLFSEQIVLLVLGEEYFKSVIVLKILSVLPFIIFASNVAGIQTMINLGFKKEFANIIIIAGILNIVLSLIIVPIYFEFGSAVAVVITELVVTIKMLSFLKRKNINVFKKATSEL, from the coding sequence ATGATTATTAAAGATTTTATTAAAATATTTATTCAAAAAAATAAAACTTTACTTAGGAATTTTTCTTCGTTAACTGCACTTCAAATTTCACAATATCTTTTTCCTCTTGTAACATTTCCATATTTAGTAAGAGTTTTAGGTCCGGATGGTTACGGACTTGTATCTTTTGCAAACGCATTTATCGGATATTTCACAGTTTTAACAGATTACGGTTTTCATCTTTCGGCAACAAAAGATATTTCAATTAATAGAAAAAATAATCCGCAAAAAATAGAAGAAATTTATAGTTCGGTTCTTGGAGTAAAAATTTTATTATTTCTTCTCAGCATTTTGATAATTGTTCCAATACTTTTATTTATCCCAAAGTTTAATGATAATGCAATGATTTATTTCATTTCATTCCTTGCGGTTTTCGGAACAACATTATTTCCCATTTGGTTTTTTCAAGGAATTGAAGAAATGGGATATATAAGTTCAATAAGTATTTTGGTAAAAGTTTTTTGGGTAATTTCAATTTTTCTGTTGGTAAATTCAAAAGATGATATAATTATTCTGGTAAGTTTAAATGCAATAAGTTCAATTCTAACGGGCTTAATTGGCTTATGGATTGCAAGAATTAAATTTAATTTAAAATTATTTATTCCCACCGTTGAACAAATAAAATATCAACTTGAAGATAGCTGGCATTATTTTTTGTCAAACGTATCAATAAGTTTATACACAATTTCCAATATTTTCATTTTAGGAATTTTTACAAATGATACAACTGTTGGATATTTTTCAGCCGCAGATAAAATTAGATACGCAATTCAGAATGTTACGTCAACGGCCGGAAGAACTATTTTCCCGCATTTATCATCGGAATTTCTTAGATCATTAGAAGCCGGATTTAGCTTTATCAGAAAATATGTAATTTCAATGGGAAGTTTCGTATTTCTGCTGAGCATTTTACTTTTTCTTTTTTCTGAACAAATAGTTTTACTGGTTCTTGGTGAAGAATATTTTAAATCTGTTATTGTGCTTAAAATACTTTCCGTATTGCCGTTTATAATATTTGCTAGCAATGTCGCGGGAATTCAAACAATGATAAATCTTGGTTTCAAAAAAGAATTTGCAAACATTATTATTATTGCCGGAATTTTAAATATTGTACTTTCACTAATAATTGTTCCAATTTATTTTGAGTTTGGAAGCGCTGTTGCGGTTGTAATTACCGAATTAGTTGTAACAATAAAAATGTTAAGTTTTCTAAAACGTAAAAATATTAATGTTTTTAAGAAAGCAACATCTGAGTTATGA
- a CDS encoding ATP-binding protein — protein MKNSPFIYGNVVADISFTNRDEESKKLYSNLTNGINTTIISPRRWGKSSLVEKVFKDILKKNKNTKTIIVDLFLTSSEEEFLELFAKEIIKASSTKIEDLIKNSKDFFKQLIPQISFGADPNSELSLSFNWTELKKNKNEILDLAEQIAIKKKNKFVIGLDEFQNLATFTDYKNLEKNMRAIWQRQKHVTYCIFGSKRHMMTEIFDNSTSPFYRFGDIILLQKISTENWVKFISDSFKNSKKLIKIQIAHKIPTIMKNHSWYVQQLSHYTWNLTDKVATNVEIKKALEELISANTPLYQKDIEQLSKTQINLLKAITQCEQQLTSANVMQKYKLGTPRNVTKNREILINNDFIHYQDGKYEFLDPAFELWFNKVFYNKFIEAYFSN, from the coding sequence ATGAAAAATTCACCGTTCATTTATGGAAATGTAGTTGCAGATATTTCTTTTACAAACAGAGATGAAGAAAGTAAAAAACTTTATTCTAATTTAACAAATGGAATAAATACTACAATAATTTCACCACGCAGATGGGGAAAATCTTCACTTGTTGAAAAAGTTTTTAAAGATATTCTTAAAAAAAATAAAAATACTAAAACTATTATTGTAGATTTATTTTTAACAAGTAGTGAAGAAGAATTTTTAGAACTTTTTGCAAAAGAAATCATTAAAGCTTCATCTACTAAAATTGAAGATCTTATTAAAAATTCAAAGGATTTTTTTAAACAGCTTATCCCCCAAATTAGTTTTGGAGCTGATCCAAATTCTGAATTGTCTCTAAGTTTTAATTGGACTGAATTAAAAAAAAATAAAAATGAAATCCTTGATTTAGCAGAACAAATTGCAATTAAGAAAAAAAATAAATTTGTTATCGGTTTAGATGAATTTCAAAATCTTGCGACTTTTACTGACTATAAAAATCTTGAAAAAAATATGAGAGCTATTTGGCAGAGACAAAAACATGTTACTTATTGTATATTCGGAAGCAAACGGCATATGATGACGGAAATATTTGATAATTCAACAAGTCCTTTTTATAGATTTGGAGATATAATTTTATTGCAAAAAATATCAACGGAAAATTGGGTTAAATTTATTAGTGATAGTTTTAAAAATTCTAAGAAATTAATTAAAATTCAAATTGCTCACAAAATTCCAACAATTATGAAAAATCATTCATGGTATGTACAGCAATTATCACATTATACTTGGAATTTAACAGATAAAGTTGCAACGAATGTAGAAATAAAAAAAGCATTAGAGGAATTGATATCTGCAAATACTCCACTTTACCAAAAGGATATTGAACAACTAAGTAAAACGCAGATTAATTTATTAAAAGCCATTACACAATGTGAGCAGCAATTAACGAGTGCAAATGTTATGCAAAAGTATAAACTTGGTACTCCGCGAAATGTTACAAAGAATAGAGAAATATTAATAAATAATGATTTTATTCATTACCAAGATGGGAAGTATGAATTTTTAGATCCCGCATTTGAATTATGGTTTAATAAAGTCTTCTATAATAAATTTATTGAAGCTTATTTTAGTAATTAA
- the glf gene encoding UDP-galactopyranose mutase, with product MKYDYLIVGAGFAGSVFAERIASQQDKKVLILEKRNHIGGNAYDEFDEHGILVHRYGPHIFHTNSKKVFDYLSQFTEWRFYEHRVLAKLKNELYPIPINRTTINKLYNKKFTTDEEVAEFYNSIKEKRYPIKNSEDIIINQVGIDLYEKFFKFYTKKQWNLDPAELSSTVCGRIPVRTNDDDRYFTDKYQFMPKDGYTKMFEKMLDNKNIEILLNTDYKKIVNEIVFDKMIYTGPVDYFFDYKFGKLPYRSIRFEWENINEEKFQEVAQVNYTEKEVDFTRVVEHKHLSGQIKNLTTISREFSQKDGEPFYPIPNNENEIIYKKYNNEADKLNNIIFAGRLAEYKYYNMDQVVANTLNLFLNQSNK from the coding sequence ATGAAATATGATTATCTAATTGTTGGTGCGGGATTTGCTGGAAGTGTTTTTGCAGAAAGAATTGCAAGCCAGCAAGATAAAAAAGTTTTAATTCTTGAAAAAAGAAATCATATTGGCGGAAATGCTTATGATGAATTTGATGAACATGGAATTTTAGTTCATAGATATGGACCACATATTTTTCATACAAATAGCAAAAAAGTTTTTGATTACCTTTCACAGTTTACAGAATGGAGATTTTACGAACATAGAGTTTTAGCGAAATTAAAGAATGAACTTTATCCAATTCCGATAAATAGAACGACAATAAATAAATTATATAATAAGAAATTTACGACTGATGAAGAAGTTGCAGAGTTTTATAATTCGATTAAAGAAAAAAGATATCCAATAAAAAATTCGGAAGATATAATTATTAACCAAGTTGGTATTGATTTATACGAAAAGTTCTTTAAATTTTACACTAAGAAACAATGGAATTTAGATCCGGCGGAATTATCTTCAACAGTTTGCGGGAGAATTCCGGTAAGAACAAATGATGATGACAGATATTTTACAGACAAATATCAATTTATGCCGAAGGACGGTTACACTAAAATGTTTGAGAAAATGTTAGATAATAAAAATATTGAGATTTTGCTAAATACAGATTACAAGAAAATTGTAAATGAAATTGTTTTTGATAAAATGATTTATACCGGACCAGTAGATTATTTCTTCGATTATAAATTTGGGAAATTACCTTATCGATCAATCAGATTTGAATGGGAGAATATTAATGAAGAAAAGTTTCAAGAAGTTGCTCAAGTAAATTATACTGAGAAAGAGGTAGATTTCACAAGAGTTGTTGAACACAAACATTTATCCGGACAAATAAAAAATTTAACTACAATTAGCCGAGAGTTTTCTCAAAAAGATGGCGAACCATTTTATCCAATACCAAATAATGAAAATGAAATTATTTATAAAAAATATAATAATGAAGCTGATAAACTAAATAATATAATTTTCGCCGGACGTTTGGCAGAATATAAATATTATAATATGGATCAAGTGGTTGCTAATACGCTAAATCTATTTTTAAATCAGTCAAATAAATGA
- a CDS encoding glycosyltransferase, whose translation MKKKIPILLVVNNRPHLLTIILNRLLKYTDWNIFELWILDNFGSDSVKHIISAYTCKYSHIRVFEQNFNQISIIQNEIIKKLKAEIYIKLDDDIFVTKNWTNGFVNVLERNKSSISIGSVVIPVNGYGWKIFLESMNLVQKFNERFPNINIIQGCMEPAVWGNNEVVNFIWENSLNIDITTERFINNNLQIKDFGVPYRYSIGAISFTHDFWEKMGGWKVDSNFSKKWRINQILTELNQNIAKIRKREQQRRIQKIINILTSIDTSALGVEEEYLFEFSNRNNLNQYVTNESIVFHFSFGATNEYLMKKKFLDILKYESI comes from the coding sequence ATGAAAAAAAAGATTCCAATTCTTTTAGTTGTAAATAATCGTCCACATCTTTTAACTATCATACTTAATAGATTACTTAAATATACTGACTGGAATATATTTGAGCTTTGGATTCTTGATAATTTTGGATCTGATTCTGTCAAACACATCATTTCTGCATATACTTGTAAATATTCTCATATAAGAGTGTTTGAACAAAATTTCAATCAGATTTCTATAATACAAAATGAAATTATTAAAAAACTCAAAGCAGAAATTTATATTAAATTAGACGATGATATTTTTGTTACTAAAAACTGGACAAATGGATTTGTAAATGTTTTAGAAAGAAATAAAAGTAGCATAAGTATTGGTTCAGTTGTTATTCCCGTCAATGGATACGGTTGGAAAATATTTTTAGAAAGTATGAATCTTGTACAAAAATTCAACGAAAGATTTCCAAATATAAACATAATACAAGGTTGTATGGAGCCAGCAGTTTGGGGGAATAATGAAGTAGTCAACTTTATTTGGGAAAATTCATTAAATATTGATATTACCACTGAAAGATTTATAAATAATAATTTACAAATCAAAGATTTTGGCGTTCCATATAGATATTCAATTGGGGCAATCAGTTTTACTCACGATTTTTGGGAGAAGATGGGTGGGTGGAAAGTTGATTCTAATTTCTCTAAAAAATGGAGAATTAACCAAATATTAACTGAATTAAATCAAAATATTGCTAAAATTAGAAAACGTGAACAACAAAGAAGAATTCAAAAAATTATTAATATTTTAACATCGATAGATACATCAGCTTTAGGAGTTGAAGAAGAATATTTATTTGAATTTTCCAACAGAAACAACCTCAATCAATATGTAACAAATGAAAGCATTGTATTTCACTTTTCTTTTGGTGCGACAAATGAATATTTAATGAAAAAAAAATTTTTGGATATTTTAAAGTATGAATCAATCTGA
- a CDS encoding glycosyltransferase family 2 protein — MNQSENSQLVTVNILSYNRKDQLKITLTKVYEQDYKNIEVIVVDNASSDGTQEMVKQEFPNVILIELNENIGIAGWNKGFEIAKGEYVLVLDDDAYPEKTALGNCVQKIKENSLIGGITLNIIDLNDNNDNFRTSWLPNHHISECYWPIFLGCAFFLKNGLLGKSPMPKDYFIFQHELPVAADIYNLGFKIYYNKNYLSYHFFKDQTNYNIVADQYGFRNNFKFIIKYLPRTIIIFYLTQIILFYSTRSIRKMWFRKFLEIVFSEKILITNSNRISYKYFWQLRKYHFFNQTLFSKIIK, encoded by the coding sequence ATGAATCAATCTGAAAATTCACAATTAGTTACAGTAAATATTCTTTCTTATAATAGAAAAGATCAATTAAAAATTACTTTAACAAAAGTTTACGAACAAGATTATAAAAACATTGAAGTTATTGTTGTTGATAATGCTTCTTCTGATGGAACTCAAGAAATGGTTAAACAAGAGTTTCCTAATGTAATTTTAATTGAATTAAATGAGAATATTGGGATTGCCGGTTGGAATAAAGGTTTTGAAATTGCAAAAGGAGAATATGTTTTAGTTTTGGATGATGATGCTTATCCTGAAAAAACAGCTTTAGGGAATTGTGTTCAAAAAATAAAAGAAAATAGTTTAATAGGTGGAATTACACTAAATATTATAGATTTAAATGATAATAATGATAATTTTAGAACATCCTGGCTTCCCAATCATCATATTTCTGAATGTTACTGGCCAATATTTTTAGGTTGTGCTTTTTTTTTAAAGAATGGTTTATTAGGTAAAAGTCCTATGCCGAAAGATTATTTTATTTTTCAGCATGAATTACCTGTTGCTGCAGATATATATAATTTGGGATTTAAAATTTATTACAATAAGAATTATTTATCATATCATTTCTTTAAAGATCAAACAAATTACAATATAGTTGCTGATCAATATGGATTTAGAAACAATTTTAAGTTTATCATAAAATATTTACCGAGAACAATTATAATATTTTACTTAACTCAGATAATTCTTTTTTATTCGACGCGGTCGATTAGAAAAATGTGGTTTAGAAAGTTTTTGGAAATAGTTTTTTCTGAAAAGATTTTAATAACTAATTCGAATAGAATATCATATAAATATTTTTGGCAATTAAGGAAATATCATTTTTTTAATCAAACATTGTTTTCTAAAATTATAAAATGA